From Xyrauchen texanus isolate HMW12.3.18 chromosome 15, RBS_HiC_50CHRs, whole genome shotgun sequence:
GATCAAATgagaatatattatatatgagaGAGGTAAGGGCACATCAATAAGCTTTTCAACAAAATCCTTAACTTAGCCTTATCAGCCTGCGCAACAAATATTTCATACATAATGCAGGCTTTATTGTCATTGCATTGTATTCACAGCATTGCAAGGGTTTAAACATTAAAGTAAGGTTTTAGGCTGTTAAAGCTGCCGGTTCACTCCATGGTAGTGGCAAACCATGAACTGGtgaacagtttaatttaattgaacttttatttaaaataactttgaATGTTGTGCATTTGACCTCTTGTGCATTTGCATTTAATCTCATGTTTCTCCAGAACAGAGTCATTAATTTACATGGACATCTAACTACCTGCAAACTTAAGATCCAACTCTAATTAATCAAACCTGAACCAGCTaatcaatgtcttttttttttaatttgaggcAGGTGTGTAAAAAAGTGAATAATGGGAAAAAATGGGAACTAAATTCTTTAAGTAGGTAGTTCATCATGAGCAGGACCCAAGGGGAATGGATCCTAGTTAGGTATTTTTCCTTGAAGATAACAGGTCCACATTTGCTTAATTAATCTTAGGATGCAGTCTTGCCAGTATGCTGGTACCTAAGAATGTCCCATTGGTAGCTGCTGATGGCTTGATCATCAGTGCTGTCACTGCCATTCAATGTAATGCTGGTGACTGGGAGGATGAGCTGCCTGTCTGGTCCTGTTATGGCAATTGGTGCTCTGTTTGCTACCACAAAACAAAATTTACATTATACAGAATGTATTGTTATTCTTTAATCAAATCCAAATCATCCAGATTGattgcattaaaaatacattaatgttCAGGCATTACATGTAAACTGCTGGTGTAGTGTGTTGCATGGGTATGTGTTTGtaagtatatgtatgtgtatatactctATATTACCAGGCAGCACAGTAACTGAGACAGTATCTGAGTCCTGTTGACCACTGGAGTCAGTCACCATCAGTTGAAAAGTGTACCGACCCTCCTGGAGATCAGAGAGCTGCAGGGATGGTGACCTTATGTCCTGAAATGTGTAGTATCATTAGGTGtgggtaaaaataaaatattcatttgaacaatctcgatacCAATATCGATCTTTTATTCTATGTGCAACACTCCACTACAATGaaaggaaatcactcgcatttgcaaccaaaatTGACGCTatatgactaaaatgtatatGATTGGCAACTGGCTGGCTTTTtgagcagcgagatcctttcactgcattctgagagtaaaagttgttccgggTGTCCAAAGAggagatccacgcaacccatttgtcattatATCTCTTTTAATACACTTTATGTTCTCTAAAGTTTGTTGTtatcaaaaacagcaaaaaataaacatttatttctaatcatgcatggcacagatgCACTCATCTACAGGTGCTTTTTACAGAAATGatggttttgttaaagagacagtaccggtttaaACATGTGttaaacaaatcaatgtaaatacttgtaaatagtataaatgatgtaattaaacaataaacgtATAACAAAAAATAAGATATGAAATACAATAGCGTAtttattgaatacatggatttgtttattttaaaaaagtcaaAACGTGATAAgtgataaaaaattaataaaataaactcagcaaaaaagaaactcaCTTTCTTCTGCTTTTACCTTAAGCAAActtaacgtgtaaatatttgtataaacatctacaacaactaagacataaactggagaagattcacagacatgtgactaacagaaatggaataatgtgtgtgtgtgtgtgtgtgtgtgtgtgtgtgtgtgtgtgtgtgtgtgtggggggggtgtggcagataaaatgaatattttcttaatgtacctagttagaaggtcccctgtataactaacagcattagctgggagagaatttctttgaTATGTAAGCAAAaatacattataactgaaatatatccaAATGAATCAATATCGAATTAAATCAGAAAATAATCAAATCGAGAGtatgtgaatcagaatcgaatcgggaaatctgtatcaataccatgCCCTAAGTATCGTAGAACatcaaataacatttctacattcaCATCTATCAAGACATTATTGGTCAAATATATCGTAATTAATAGTTGACTGGAACATGCACACTCTTtaatatctataatatttttatcctAGACAACATCATAAAAGAGCAATTAAAATGTTCCTCTGGATGAATTTAAGAATGAATTACCTGCATGGTCACCTCTTGGTTCAGGCTGCTGGGATGGAGACTCCAGAGGTAGCTTATAGTGGCATGGTCATCTGTGCTTTGGTTGCCCCACAAGATGAGATGGTTAAGAGGCAGGTTGATGATCTGATCTGTGCCTGCTCTGGCCTGAGGAGGGTCATCCTTTGGACTGCTGACCCTTATGGTGGCATTGCTGGAGTCAGTTAGCCCATCAGAATCAGACACTGTCAGTCTAATGTAGGCCAAGCAAAATCAGGATAGGATAAAGTTAATGAGgtcaataaaaattaaaaaagcccACCAGAGACATTCCACTCACCAGATGCATTCATAGTTAAACAGCTTCTAAGACAGCAAAATACAGAAGGTGAAGAATGGAAATTAACCACAAGATTTACCGATCTAACATCAGCACAGTGTTAAGAGAACAATCACCAGCTAATATACTGTAATCAGACAGCTTTTGCATAAAGCAAAATTAATTGATTCATGACGCTATAAAACTAATTTCTACAGTGGAAAAAGTAGCATTTTGCAGACCCATGCAATACCAGCCTTTTCATACATATCTATAGACAAACATGGCATCAAATGTGATGGAAAATGAATCATATATTTATATCTTTTTAATATGTACAGGATCATTTTATGCTGTAGGTCATAATAGGGAAGACAAAGGTAGAGCTATTACATGAATGTGTATTCTCCTGACAAAAGGTTCTGTAGCTGCAGAACAGGTGTATCAACTGGGCCTTCAGATTTCCAAAGAGGTCCATCCACCTTTTCCCACAGGTAACTGACTATTCCAGCATCATCTGAGCtctctgggaaggcatgaggcaagtgaaataaaccaaacaaTTATATTTCTTTAACATGAATCACAGAAGTTGAgtcgttttttaaatgtttaaaatctaTTTAGAgttcaacatttttaattctgtcataatttacttacccctcatgttgttccaaaaccatatgacattctttcaaccgtgaaacacaaaagatgttaagcagaatgacagcctcagtcactattcacttccattgcatcttttgtccatacaatgaaagagaatggtgaccaagGCTATCATTGagcttgagggtgaataaataaagacagaattttcatatttgggttaactatccctttaagaaacaaaggtatatactgtatataaagagagaagaagaaaataCAAAACATACGACTGCCGTTAATGATGATAATTGAGTCTGCTCGGAGAAGCACATCTTGGCTCTTAGGCAGAGTGACAGCTTTAGGAGGCATGTTTACATTCACTGCTGTAGAATGACAAAGTGAGCCTGTTCATATATAAATCACATGGATGAACAGttgataaataatattaaattatgtctGTAAGACACATACCAGGGTACACTGTGACATTCAGTTCACTTTCTCCAAACACCTGTTTCCCTTTCACAGTTACTCTGACAGCATAGACACCCACGGACATCTGGAAATGGACAAATGACACAAGCACAATGTTAGAAATGGGCATTGTGTCTCATCTAAATTATTACTTGGCAATCATGGTCGAAAGGGACCAGGAGTCGAGCCTCACTTCTGAAAGTTTGACGGACTTGTTGTGCTGCCCCTCCATCACTCCACGGTGTCCATCTGGTGTGGTGAAAGTCCACTCATATGTGTAAGGAGCCTCTGAGGAAAAATAGCATATAGGCTTTTCACTTAAAGGTTAAGTTAATGATTCAAGCAGGAATATAATTCTGAATTTTGTGGCCCTATGAAGGCAGCGTTTTGTATTTAAGCATACCTGCAGTGTCTTCTGGAATAACCGAAGCAGTTAGTTCAATAGTATTTTGAGGCAGTGTTACATCCATGGGGTCTCTGTTGGACACAATCAGGGTTCTTACTGAACAATGAGAAGACAGTGAGAATTAATCAGTTGAGAAGAACTGAGAGAATTTCGCTACTTATTTCTAATTGTTtgacgtttttatttttatttttacttgtaaaATATGTATCTTTGAAAACCGCAAAAGTGTTTTTATCAGTATTCTTGTCTCGTTTTCCAGTACAAATATCTATAGatccaaaatacatttaattgagaagcaaaactGTGTAAAATAATATACAACTTTTTTCAAAGAATTTCAAGAGGTTTAAAAAGTAAATCAcgttatttcaaacctgtatgatattCAGTCTTTCATTGAGCACCAAAGGGGATTTTTTTGCAGAATATAAGttaccattcagtttcattgcttctttttttccatcaatgtgaatggcgactgaggctaacattctccttttgtgttccatggaggaaagaaaatcatactaTCCCATTACAGAATATCTcttcagattgttttttttttacataaacctCTTAAGCTTAAATCAAGGCCTAACCAAATAgccagtggggtaagaaaaaactaaataaagtgaatgtgtttaaaattattgttaaaattctttctggtagcccagattaatatgcagagtcaactataagtaagtcaTTTGGAAGTTGATttacctaaaagtgtaacacagTGGCGTGGTgctattaaaacattgctctgtttgtttgaacagcCTGTCCAGcctaacacagcaacattggctcatccaatggtgtgagtttggggcagaacTATCTGTTTATACAACCAGTGTAAGACAGGGGGacttttctggaatctgtttgaaaacagtaagtatttttttgcagttctgtttggtgaaGCTAGTGGAGCAGAAATTGCTTCAAGGATGTTTTACTGGAAAAGAAGACAAAATACTGATTAAtgtaatatttcacccaaaaatacaaatgtatcatcagttactcaccctcatgcatcccagatgtgtatgactttctttcttctgcagaatacaaacaaatatttttagaaaaatatatctgtaggtccatacaatgcaaatgaatggtgaaaagattttaagctccaaaaagcacataaaggcaacataaaagtaatccatatggtttaatccatgtcttctgaagctatccaatcagttttgggtgtaactaatttttcactgtacatcttgacatcagcagaatTCTTGttggtcatgatttcaagcttaacTACaattcctagcaccatctagtgctctcCGTGTGAATGAAGCAATGTAATCAACCCTGAAATATTGATCATaacaagagactgcaatggcaaatgtAAAGTGAAAATTTGTTACGTTTTGCTCTATTGTCACCCATAACTGACTGGATCACTTGAGcgctatggattacttttatactgcctttattagctttttggagcttcaaagatttggtcaccattcagttgcattgtatggacctagagagctaagatattcttctaaaaatctttgattgtgttctgtagaagaaagaaagtgacacatctgggatggcatgagggtgattaaatgatgagagacttaaaagttttgggtaaactatcactttaagaacattattattttttaaatttaacctatattaaataacaataatgcaaTGACACTTTAATTATACCTGGCTCATCTGAGATCGTTTGTGGTGTGGCCTCAATGTTGGCTTGAGTAGTGAAGGAACTACTGACTGTGTTAAACGTCGAGGGCTCCGAGTTGACGTCTTGTAAGATGTTTGGCTCAATGCTTGCGGATAAAATGTTCTGTGGGTCTTCCTCCACCTGATGagaaacaattattttcacaCTGTCCGTGAATGTTAACAATGTCTGGGGACTAATTAAGGAGATCAAGAAATGGCAATGAAGTGAATGACTCAAAAAGGGAATAATGATGTCTTATTTATAAAGAGATTTCACACAGCAGCAGATTGTGAGAGACTGATTAAGGACTTGTCCGGAGTGACAGTAGTACATTTAAAACACTGTACTTCCTATTGAATTAATACCATTAAAATAGAATCTCATAACATTTAAAGTAATGATAATACATTTACAACTATCTAAAACACCAAGTCAGTACATTGCATCTCTGGTAACTATATTAAGATAACTATTTTCATGGCTATAGTTATACCAATGAATTCGCCATAATGCAGTGACATTAGAATGTATTTCTttaatgtgtatttatatatatatatatatatatatatatatatatatatatatatatatatatatatatatatatatatatatatatctatgtatcTGCCACCCTGCTCTTTAAATACTGGCATTGCCTTAACTGGTCATCCACTAGTTTTTTGGAAGATACTTGTTGGTTATTTGCTATAACATTTAATACATAggttaaaaaggtttttgaaggTCTGGCAGAGGTATGGCAAGCATACATTTGTAACCAACACTCACCGTTTTGTCAAGTACAGTGGTTGCTGGGGGTGTAATAACAGGTACAGCTTCAAATAGAgatgattcactttcatttttaatTTCTGGGAAGCGACTTGGAGGAAGGGAGCTACTTTCAAGAGGGTCCTGCAGCGTTGTCAGTCTTCCCCCAACTTTTTCTGTCTCTGTCTGGTTAAATTCCTCTTTTCCTTGGACAAGTGGCCAGTCATATAGTCCTGGGCCCTCTTCATGTTCTGCTGTTGCGTCATCCCGGTCAACACTATCAACTCTTTTGTCTTCCAAATTTCTAAGGCTCTCAGTATACTCAGCATCAGTGTTGTCCAAATCTTGAATGCCTTCCAAGAATGCAAGGTCCTTCATGGGGTCTTCTGAGCCCCTATGTCTGGGCAAAGGTTGCCAGTGGTTAGGATTAGACTCATCTCGTACTAGGGACTGCAGAACCAATGTTTGTGGGGGCCCACGTTGCAGGAAGGCAAGGAGAGAGTCAGTGCCAGGTCTCTGCTTTGGCTGGCAATTCTCTTTGTGCTGACAACTGAGCACATAGCAGCGGCGCTCAAAAAACCAGGCCAGGTCACAGCCCGGGAGATCACAGCAGGCCCCCGCACACTGGTTTAAAGATGACACCTCTGGAACCCGCAAAATGCTGCTGCTCCTCAGCTCTGGAGTCACCATACTCTCCGAGTAGGTTGCCGCCTGCCAGCATTGTCCCGATACTGCattaacaacaaacaacaaaatgctGCATGATGCTGGGGTTAATACTGGGGTTGTCATTTAAAAGCCAGTATACTAATACTAAAATAGGTTACATGGGGAACCACAACTCATTATTCACTCAGATTGAACCAGCCCCCTGCGacatattataatattttcaaggttcccactctttttgaccaattcatttccATAATGTTTTCATTACTTTTCAGGATGCAGCCTGTCAGCATTGTCTCGATACTGCATTAACAATCAACAACAAATGCTGCATGAGGGACTGTTCCccttaaaaaaggaaaattctctcattgtttactcccCCTCACaccatccagatgtgtatgaattttttcTTCTATTGCTCTGTtagtctatacaatgcaagtgaatggtgaccagaactttgaaagtccaaaaagcatataaatgcagcataaaagtaatccataagactccagtggtttaaaccatatgataggtgtgggtgagaaacacatcaatctttaagtcctttttaattaTTAGTTCTCCTccgctgcgatggactggcgacctgtccagggtgtcccccgcctttcgcccaatgttagctgggataggctccagccccccgcgaccctgtacacaggataagcggttgacgatggatggatggatggagttctcctccttgcccagtatgTGGCAAAATACCCGAAGAatgcaaatagccaaaaacaaaagaagtgtcagggtagagaccaggagatcggaggtaagtgattcaaatgctgtttatttcaggtgataatCGTGTAAGGTAAGTATATGGTGAATCTTCGGGTGCAGGTGAAGATCGTTGGATCTACAGAGAACAACAGGTAAGCCAGATAACTTCCAACGTAGTAATATCACTCAGTATCAGTTCGTTAACCCCTCTTCTCTTCTAGGGGTGATCGGGGCCATTTGATCAGATCTCGAACATGGGCTCAGGAATCGGGtgggagatctggagatggcagaacaacagtgcatagggttagcaTGAATCAGGTAAGGAAAATAGGATACTCAGGAATTCAGAGTTGACGGAGATTTCAGGATGTGGGAAGaaacggtctgttcctgttggaggcttgacaaagactggaatcGTGGTGAGTGTTCTTATGAGCTGATTAATGATGTGATAGatgatgaccaggtgtgtgtgattagtattctggggagagtgatctttgagtggtggattgGAACGAGCTTGACTGATTCCTGACATTACCCCCCCCTCCAGGGTCCGCGCCAGCGGACCTAGCACCTTGACGTCGTGGGGGTCGACCTCGAGGTCGTGGAGCAGGCCTTTCAGGATGTTGTTCGTGGAATTCCGTGAGTaacatggggtcgaggatgtccctTCGAGGTACCCAACACCTCTCCTCTGGTCCATaatcctcccagtctaccagatattcAAGTTGACCACTTCAacgtcgggagtccaggatttctCTAACAGTATAGATGGAGTCGGTACGGGGGGTACTGGGGGATTGTCATCCTGAACTAGGTCTGTAGAGGGAACAGAAACAAGTGGGTGATGGGGTTTCAGAAGTGAGACGTGGAATGAGGGGTGGATGCGATACTGGGCCGGCAGACGGagttggtaggtgactgggttaagTTGTCTTACGATGGGAAATGGACCAATATATCTTGGACTTAGTTTGCGACATGGTAGCCTTAAACGAATATCTCTGGTCGAGAGCCAAACCAGTTGTCCAGGCTGATATTCGGAGCTGCCACGACGATGAACGTCTGCAACGCGTTGTTGACGGTTCAGGGcttgttggagatgatgatgGGCTTGGTTCCATACCCTCTCACTGTTTTGGAACCAGGTGTTAACTGCAGGGACTTCTGATGGCTCACCGGACCAAGGGAATAATGGTGGTTGGTAACCTAGTACGCATTGAAACGGTGTTAGATTAGTGGAGATTTGTCGAAgggagttttgagcatactctACCCATACGAGATATCGGCTCCAGAGGTGTTGATTAGAATGGCAGAAGGTACGGAGGAAACGACTGACATCCTGGATCTTCCGTTCCGCCTGACCATTTGCTTGTGGGTGATACCCTGAAGTTAGACTCACCGTAACATTCATTAATGCAAAAACGCCGCCACACCTTGGAGATAAACTGCGGTCCTCTGTCTGATACAATATCCTCCGGAATGCCGAAATTCCGGAAGACGTGCTCCATAAGTAGTTCGGCGGTTAGAAAGGTTGTGGGTAAGTTCTTTAGGGGAATTAATTTGCAGGCTTTAGAAAAGCGATCAATGGTTACCAAGATACATGTATTCTTGTCTGAGGGAGGAAGGTCTGTTACAAAGTCGACTCCAATGTGCGACCAAGGTCGTTGTGGAACTGGTAAAGGCATGAGTTTTCCAGTGGGTAGGTGACGGGGGTTTTTGTTCATGGCACAGAGGATGCATCCTTGGATGAAAGTCTTGATGTCTTGGATCATGTGGGGCCACCAGTAGCGCGTCTGGAGAGTGGAATAGGTTTTGTTAATTCCAGGGTGACCTGTGCTGACGGATAAATGTGCTGAGGAGATTAGTGAGGTACGAAATTCTTCGGGTACGTAAATCTTTCCGGCTGGACACTCTGGAGGGCTGGGTTGGTGTTGGGATAGTTCTAGCAGCTGTTCATTTAAgtcccactgaatgggattgACAAACATCTTTTCGGGTAGGATATTTTCAGGTTCTTCGTGGGAAGTTTCGGGGGCATGGAGATGGGACAAAGTATCGGCTCGGACGTTCTTCGAACCAGGGCGATAGGAGATCCGAAAATTGAAACGAGtaaagaagagtgcccatctTTCCTGGCGTGGGTTAAGTCTCCTTGCCTCTTTCAAGTACTGAAGATTTTTGTGGTCTGTGAGAACCAGGAATGGATGTTTGGCTCCTTctagccagtgtctccactcttctagAGCAAGTTTAACTGCCAGGAGTTCTCAATTGCCAATATCATAGTTAAACTCTGCAGGAGATAATTTGTGAGAGAAGAATGCGCAAGGCATGGGTTTGACTGAAGAGGCAGAGTATTGTGACAACACAGCTCCTACTCCTGTAGTGGAAGCATCAACttcaacaatgaacattttttcaGGGTTTGGATGTTGGAGTAATGGGGCTGTGGTGAACGCGGTCTTGAGAGATTGAAAAGCCTGTTCTGCCTCAGTGGTCCAGAGTAGTGTCTTTGGCTTTCACTTGAGTAGAGAAGTCAGAGGAGCAGTAAGCAGGCTGTATTGGTGAATGAACCTCCGATAGAAATTCGCAAATCCGAGAAATCGTTGTAATTCTTTAACAGACTGCGGAGCGGTCCAGGAGGTTATGGCCTTGGTTTTGCGATCATCCATCTCTAACCCTTTTTCACTGAGGTGGTAACCGAGGAACTCGACTGAGGCTTGATGAAAGAAGCACTTCTCTGCTTTCAGGAACAGGGAGAATTCACGCAGCCGTTGGAGTACCTGAGAGACATGTCGCTGATGTTCCACCAAGTTTCTGGAGTAGATTAAGATATCGTCTATGTAGAttattacaaattgattcaggtagTCTCGGAAAACCTCATCCATGAAACTTTGGAAGACTGAAGGGGCGTTTACCAGACCATACGGCATGACGAGATATTCGTAATGTCCTGCTGGGGTGAtgaatgcggtcttccactcgtcgccctctcggattcgaatgagattgtatgcacttctcaaatccagcttggtgaataacttggcttctcgaagttgttcaAAAGAAGAGGGAACCAATGGAAGCAGATAACTGAACTTGacggttatcttgtttaaagctcTATAGTCTATACATGGGCGTAGACCTCCATCCTTCTTCGAGACAAAGAAAAAACTGGCAGCAGCGGGTGAGGTAGAGGGCCGAATATAACCTTGTTTTAACGCCTCTCCAATGTACTGTTGCATGGCTTCTTGTTCAGGGATAGCTAGAGAGTAGATTCGCCCATTGGGGATGGATTCTCCAGGAATCAGATTGATGGCACAATCCCAGGATCGATGAGGTGGTAACTTGGCAGCCTTGACGGGATTGAATACATCCGAATATTGAGAGTAGCATGAAGGGATGGATACcgacaggttttctatggggctTTCAATGGAAGTTGAATTCATTGGGATGGCATTGGGTAAGTTAGCGACAGAAGAGACTGGGAGTTCAACACTCGTGGATGAGCACATGCAACCCCATTTCAATACCTTACCAGATTCCCAGTTGAAGTTAGGTTGATGTCGTATAAGCCATGGGCGCCAAGGATAatatcagtctggctattctcaagtatgaaaggttcaaacagttcatggtgGGTGTCTTCAATACAGAGTAGAATGGGTTTGATTTGAGAAGTGACGTACCCCTGATTGATGGTTTCACCAGTTACTGCATGGATGGAGTATGGCTTGGTGGTGGCGGATTTCTGGAGTTGGAGTTTCTGACAGAGCTGTCCTGAGATGAAATCTCCTGCCGACCCGGAGTCCACAATGGCGGTAGCAGAGACATGGAAACTCGTAGATTTTAGAATCACTGATATCGTTAGAGGAGCTGATACAGATACGGACGTGCAGACGGAACTCACAAGCATTCTAGGAGGTCGTGTATGGCATGAACGAAGAAAATGTCCTCCCATTCCACAATACAGGCATAGTCTCAATTCTCGACGTCGTGAACGTTCTGTTTGAGACAGTCGATAGGCATCCACCTGCATCTTCTCTACGGTCACTTCGGAGGGGCATTTATCGGGATACTGAGGTGGTAAAAAGGTGGGTTGCTGGGCTTCGCGATAGCAGCCTTGAGATCTTTGGTGCACACGGAGAGcttgctgtatgaatttctcGACCCCCAGGCTATCATCAAAAATCGCAAGTTGAAGGCGAAGTGCAGGATTCAAGCCACGTCGGTAGACGGAGATGAGCGCCTTTTCGTTCCACCCACTGGCGGAGGCTAGAGTGCGGAATTCTAGTGAATATTCAGAAACTGATTTCTTGCCTTGATGTAATTGTAATAGTTTATCACTGATGGATGAATCATCTACTGGGCTCCAAAACTTCTTTGAAATGGTTTACTTAACTCCTGTACAGAGGAAGTAACGGCAGATTCCTGCATCCACAAAGTTTCAGCCCATCTTAATGCAGCTCCTGATAATtgttgaataataaaagcaaCCCTCGACTTTTCAGTGGGATATAACTGGACTTGCTGTTCTAAAGCGAGTGAACATTGTAATAGGAACCCGTTGCAGTCCTCCGCCCGGCCGGAGAATGGCGCTGGACGGGAAGTTGGGTTGGCGAAGCAAACCAGAGAGGAAGCGGGGTTTGCGGAAGTACTGGGATTCACAGCGGCGGCTGGCGGTTGTGCAGGATTATCACCATTACGAGCAGATTCCATCGCGctgtttttcttccttttttaggtcaagccttctgtcagggtagagaccaggtgatcggaggtaagtgattcaaatgctgtttatttcaggtgataatCGTGTAAGGTAAGTATATGGTGAATCTTCGGGTGCAGGTGAAGATCGTTGGATGTACAGAGAACAACAGATAAGCCAGATAACTTCCAACGTAGTAATATCACTCAGTATCAGTTCGTTAACCCCTCTTCTCTTCTAGGGGTGATCGAGGCCATTTGATCAGATCTCGAACATGGGCTCAGGAATCGGGtgggagatctggaga
This genomic window contains:
- the kiaa0319 gene encoding dyslexia-associated protein KIAA0319 isoform X1; this translates as MNFSPILSLVSLLCVRISGQCWQAATYSESMVTPELRSSSILRVPEVSSLNQCAGACCDLPGCDLAWFFERRCYVLSCQHKENCQPKQRPGTDSLLAFLQRGPPQTLVLQSLVRDESNPNHWQPLPRHRGSEDPMKDLAFLEGIQDLDNTDAEYTESLRNLEDKRVDSVDRDDATAEHEEGPGLYDWPLVQGKEEFNQTETEKVGGRLTTLQDPLESSSLPPSRFPEIKNESESSLFEAVPVITPPATTVLDKTVEEDPQNILSASIEPNILQDVNSEPSTFNTVSSSFTTQANIEATPQTISDEPVRTLIVSNRDPMDVTLPQNTIELTASVIPEDTAEAPYTYEWTFTTPDGHRGVMEGQHNKSVKLSEMSVGVYAVRVTVKGKQVFGESELNVTVYPAVNVNMPPKAVTLPKSQDVLLRADSIIIINGSQSSDDAGIVSYLWEKVDGPLWKSEGPVDTPVLQLQNLLSGEYTFILTVSDSDGLTDSSNATIRVSSPKDDPPQARAGTDQIINLPLNHLILWGNQSTDDHATISYLWSLHPSSLNQEVTMQDIRSPSLQLSDLQEGRYTFQLMVTDSSGQQDSDTVSVTVLPANRAPIAITGPDRQLILPVTSITLNGSDSTDDQAISSYQWDILSGPPGSKIKDATKPDAIVTGLRAGSYKFKLTVKDQLGATDSAVLTVTVKEAKSLPLIAHASGSHTLTLPNNSLVLRGSVSNSGATNVSFIWGRDEQSPAAGDILYGSDHGAFLYLANLVEGTYLFQLRVTDAQGRSSTAMATVEVCPDPREQEEVELELQVGVAQVSQQQKDTVVRQLAALLHVLDSDIALKGLHGQSDISTVFRFSVHGPDGTIPGPKLARLLRNQLLSEKTDFLLFKVLRVDTVMCLLLCSQHGQCDPITKSCSCDPLWMENPIMRFFEDGESNCDWSVLYVTISCFVTIIFLLSISWACICCCKRGRRTKVRKKTKYTILDNMDEQERMELRPKYNIKHRSTAHNSSLMMSESELDSEQENIFHNGRTDKARNRANGAVRNGDTLSLCPVEG
- the kiaa0319 gene encoding dyslexia-associated protein KIAA0319 isoform X2: MNFSPILSLVSLLCVRISGQCWQAATYSESMVTPELRSSSILRVPEVSSLNQCAGACCDLPGCDLAWFFERRCYVLSCQHKENCQPKQRPGTDSLLAFLQRGPPQTLVLQSLVRDESNPNHWQPLPRHRGSEDPMKDLAFLEGIQDLDNTDAEYTESLRNLEDKRVDSVDRDDATAEHEEGPGLYDWPLVQGKEEFNQTETEKVGGRLTTLQDPLESSSLPPSRFPEIKNESESSLFEAVPVITPPATTVLDKTVEEDPQNILSASIEPNILQDVNSEPSTFNTVSSSFTTQANIEATPQTISDEPVRTLIVSNRDPMDVTLPQNTIELTASVIPEDTAEAPYTYEWTFTTPDGHRGVMEGQHNKSVKLSEMSVGVYAVRVTVKGKQVFGESELNVTVYPAVNVNMPPKAVTLPKSQDVLLRADSIIIINGSQSSDDAGIVSYLWEKVDGPLWKSEGPVDTPVLQLQNLLSGEYTFILTVSDSDGLTDSSNATIRVSSPKDDPPQARAGTDQIINLPLNHLILWGNQSTDDHATISYLWSLHPSSLNQEVTMQDIRSPSLQLSDLQEGRYTFQLMVTDSSGQQDSDTVSVTVLPANRAPIAITGPDRQLILPVTSITLNGSDSTDDQAISSYQWDILSGPPGSKIKDATKPDAIVTGLRAGSYKFKLTVKDQLGATDSAVLTVTVKEAKSLPLIAHASGSHTLTLPNNSLVLRGSVSNSGATNVSFIWGRDEQSPAAGDILYGSDHGAFLYLANLVEGTYLFQLRVTDAQGRSSTAMATVEVCPDPREQEEVELELQVGVAQVSQQQKDTVVRQLAALLHVLDSDIALKGLHGQSDISF